The following proteins come from a genomic window of Lachnoclostridium phytofermentans ISDg:
- a CDS encoding amino acid ABC transporter permease, producing MQDSGIQVLFQGTNFLRLLEGLLVSLRISVISMGLSVALGIPFGVIMTSKNRVIRFFSRIYLEIVRIMPQLVLLFLVYFGAAKHLHMNLSSGAAAVIVFTFWGTAEMGDLVRSALISIPVHQYESGFGLGMTKIQVYWYLIIPQTIRRLLPSLMNLLTRMIKTTSLVVLIGVVEVVKVGKQIIDASRFTIPTAALWVYGMIFLMYFAICYPFSRFSAKLEKRLKD from the coding sequence ATGCAGGATTCGGGAATACAAGTCCTATTTCAGGGAACTAACTTTTTAAGATTGCTAGAAGGACTTTTGGTATCGCTTCGTATTTCGGTTATTTCTATGGGATTATCTGTTGCACTTGGAATTCCATTTGGTGTGATAATGACAAGTAAAAATAGGGTTATTCGGTTCTTCTCTAGAATCTATCTGGAAATTGTTCGGATTATGCCCCAATTGGTGTTACTATTTCTTGTTTACTTTGGAGCAGCGAAGCACCTTCATATGAATCTTTCTAGTGGAGCTGCAGCGGTGATTGTATTTACATTTTGGGGTACTGCTGAAATGGGGGATTTGGTAAGGAGCGCTCTTATATCTATTCCAGTGCACCAATATGAAAGTGGTTTCGGACTTGGAATGACCAAAATACAGGTATATTGGTATTTAATTATACCGCAGACAATAAGAAGACTTTTGCCATCCTTGATGAACTTGTTAACAAGAATGATTAAAACAACATCGCTGGTTGTTCTTATTGGAGTTGTTGAAGTAGTGAAGGTTGGAAAACAGATAATTGATGCATCCAGATTTACGATACCTACAGCAGCCCTTTGGGTATATGGCATGATCTTTCTGATGTATTTCGCCATCTGTTATCCATTTTCCAGGTTTTCCGCTAAATTAGAGAAAAGGTTAAAGGATTGA
- a CDS encoding amino acid ABC transporter permease, with product MDFEFMKSHIPLYVEAAKMTMKISLIGIVLAILIGLICSLIKTLRIPILKSLVNIYIEISRNTPLLIQLFFLYFGLPKVGIVLSSESCAIIGLAFQGGSYMAEAFRTGIENVAPIQTESGLSLGFTKRQVYFHIVLPQAIATSVPVFCANIIFMIKETSVFSAVALADLMFVAKDLIGIYYKTDEALFLLVTAYLIILLPISLICTWIERRVRYAGFGNTSPISGN from the coding sequence ATGGATTTTGAATTTATGAAGAGTCATATACCGTTGTATGTAGAAGCAGCGAAAATGACTATGAAAATATCACTAATTGGAATAGTGTTAGCGATTTTGATTGGTCTAATCTGTAGTCTCATAAAGACGTTGAGAATACCAATACTTAAGTCACTAGTGAACATTTATATTGAGATATCTAGAAATACACCATTGTTGATTCAACTATTTTTTTTATATTTCGGACTTCCTAAAGTCGGTATTGTGCTTAGCTCAGAAAGTTGTGCAATTATCGGTCTTGCATTTCAGGGGGGAAGTTATATGGCAGAAGCATTTCGAACAGGTATAGAAAATGTTGCACCGATTCAAACGGAATCTGGTTTAAGTCTAGGCTTTACAAAGAGGCAAGTTTACTTTCATATTGTACTTCCACAAGCCATCGCAACTTCTGTTCCAGTCTTCTGTGCCAATATCATATTTATGATAAAGGAAACATCAGTATTCAGTGCAGTAGCTTTAGCAGACTTAATGTTTGTAGCAAAAGATTTGATTGGAATTTACTATAAAACGGACGAAGCACTCTTTTTATTGGTAACGGCTTATCTGATTATCTTATTGCCAATATCGTTAATCTGTACCTGGATAGAAAGGAGGGTCCGTTATGCAGGATTCGGGAATACAAGTCCTATTTCAGGGAACTAA
- a CDS encoding ABC transporter ATP-binding protein, with product MIEFKNISKTYRVAKRQAGFGNAMKALFSREHELVHALNDVSFTVGDGEIVGYIGPNGAGKSTTIKIMCGILTPDSGECVINGRIPWKDRISYVREIGVVFGQRSQLWWDVPIIDSFELLKNMYKIDQKIYMSNLDELTQLLDLGEILKTPTRNLSLGQRMRCEIAASLLHNPKTLFLDEPTIGLDAVSKIAVRQFIKKLNTERGTTIILTTHDMQDIEALTERILLIGKGKILLDGSLEELKKHTSQKKTLVVKYKQNKPELYTGMELIESKQEHLVIALDPSILSVSDAIAYLAKQTELLDVSVSGITAEEMVAELYKEFII from the coding sequence ATGATTGAATTTAAAAACATTAGTAAAACCTACCGCGTTGCAAAACGGCAGGCCGGATTTGGTAATGCCATGAAAGCATTGTTTTCACGTGAACATGAGCTTGTTCATGCTTTAAACGACGTTAGCTTTACTGTAGGGGACGGAGAAATAGTAGGATATATTGGCCCTAATGGTGCAGGAAAAAGCACTACCATCAAAATAATGTGTGGTATTCTTACTCCGGATAGCGGAGAATGTGTGATAAATGGAAGAATCCCCTGGAAAGATCGAATCTCTTATGTCCGTGAAATCGGCGTTGTATTTGGGCAGCGTAGTCAACTCTGGTGGGATGTACCAATTATCGATAGTTTTGAACTTTTAAAAAATATGTATAAAATTGATCAAAAGATTTACATGAGTAATTTAGATGAGCTTACCCAATTGCTTGATTTAGGAGAAATATTAAAAACACCTACACGAAATCTGAGTCTCGGCCAACGTATGCGCTGTGAAATAGCAGCGTCATTATTACATAATCCCAAAACGCTATTCCTAGATGAGCCGACGATTGGTCTTGATGCAGTTTCCAAAATTGCAGTGAGGCAATTTATTAAGAAATTGAATACGGAACGTGGTACGACTATTATACTGACAACCCACGATATGCAGGATATAGAAGCACTGACTGAGCGAATATTGTTGATTGGTAAAGGTAAGATTTTGCTTGATGGTAGTTTAGAAGAGTTGAAGAAGCACACGTCGCAAAAAAAGACATTGGTTGTAAAATATAAACAGAATAAGCCGGAGCTTTACACAGGGATGGAACTTATTGAGTCAAAGCAGGAACATCTTGTTATTGCCCTGGATCCTTCGATTCTGTCAGTTTCAGATGCAATTGCATATCTTGCAAAACAAACAGAGCTACTCGATGTCTCAGTTTCTGGAATCACTGCCGAGGAAATGGTTGCTGAGCTCTATAAGGAGTTTATCATATGA
- a CDS encoding ABC transporter permease produces MRIYLSIFRIRIINSLQYRTVAFGEIITRFFWGLMEILAFSALYRSGQSNFSMDFSQTVSYIWMQQVLFVLFLVVFGDGEIYSTIRSGSIAYELVRPMSLYNRWFCQSASNRIAPTILNCMPVLLLASIMPKPYKISLPVGLGQFLLFLLSSVLALGVVVAFTMLMYITLFYTLSHRGIKIIVTALTTFLSGGVIPLPFFPEPTLTIVKILPFAAMQNMPLLIFSGSIMGMDVLKGIALQIFWLVALIFIGQLAMRHALKNVVVQGG; encoded by the coding sequence ATGAGAATTTACCTATCTATATTTCGTATACGTATTATCAACAGTTTGCAGTACCGGACTGTCGCATTTGGAGAAATCATCACAAGGTTTTTTTGGGGACTCATGGAAATATTGGCTTTTTCGGCTCTCTATCGTTCTGGTCAATCTAACTTTTCGATGGATTTTTCACAGACCGTTTCCTATATATGGATGCAACAGGTACTGTTTGTTCTATTTTTGGTAGTGTTTGGTGATGGTGAAATTTATTCAACAATCAGATCAGGTTCTATTGCCTATGAACTTGTTCGACCAATGAGTCTATACAATCGTTGGTTTTGTCAGTCGGCCTCTAATCGTATAGCTCCTACTATATTAAATTGTATGCCTGTTCTATTATTAGCGTCTATTATGCCAAAACCCTATAAAATATCTCTACCAGTCGGCTTAGGACAGTTTCTTCTGTTTTTACTGTCATCCGTGCTTGCTCTCGGTGTTGTGGTGGCATTTACCATGCTTATGTATATTACATTGTTTTATACATTATCCCATAGAGGAATAAAGATTATTGTTACTGCATTGACAACATTTTTATCCGGTGGTGTAATACCTTTGCCATTTTTCCCAGAACCGACCCTTACTATCGTTAAAATTCTTCCATTCGCAGCAATGCAAAATATGCCACTCCTTATCTTTAGCGGAAGTATTATGGGAATGGATGTTTTAAAAGGGATTGCTCTGCAAATCTTTTGGCTTGTAGCGTTGATATTTATTGGACAACTTGCCATGCGACATGCCCTTAAAAATGTGGTTGTGCAGGGAGGTTAA
- a CDS encoding ABC transporter permease, translated as MVVNMKLYWDFIAMNLKSQMQYKLSFFLTTVGQFITAFTSFFGLYFIFSKVNAIDDFTNGQVFMCFAVVMMAFSIGEMIGGGFTVFTMMMGNGEFDRILVRPRNTILQILMPHMDFSRLGLLVQAIIVLCYAIPISGITWTWQKALTLCLMILCGSALFFGLFLLKAACSFFTVESPEFMNILTYGARQFGRYPFSVYGDGVLKFLTYVIPLALFQYYPLLYLLDRKQNPIIIILPVISLLFLIPCYAVFRFGMSRYKSTGS; from the coding sequence ATGGTAGTTAATATGAAACTATACTGGGATTTTATAGCTATGAATTTAAAAAGTCAGATGCAGTATAAACTATCTTTCTTTTTAACAACAGTTGGGCAGTTTATTACGGCATTTACATCCTTTTTTGGTCTTTATTTTATATTCTCGAAAGTTAATGCTATCGATGATTTTACTAACGGCCAGGTATTTATGTGTTTCGCGGTTGTAATGATGGCTTTTTCAATAGGGGAGATGATTGGCGGTGGATTTACTGTTTTCACAATGATGATGGGGAATGGTGAATTTGACCGCATACTAGTCAGACCGAGAAATACTATCTTGCAAATCCTAATGCCTCACATGGATTTCTCAAGGTTGGGACTGTTGGTACAAGCTATCATCGTGTTATGTTATGCCATACCCATCAGCGGAATCACGTGGACATGGCAAAAAGCGTTGACACTATGCCTGATGATCCTTTGTGGAAGTGCTTTGTTCTTTGGCTTATTTTTATTGAAGGCTGCCTGCTCTTTTTTTACTGTAGAGAGCCCGGAGTTTATGAATATTCTTACTTATGGTGCACGTCAGTTTGGGCGATATCCATTTTCAGTTTACGGAGATGGGGTTTTAAAGTTTCTAACTTATGTTATTCCACTTGCCTTGTTTCAGTATTACCCGCTTTTGTATTTACTTGATAGAAAACAAAATCCAATTATAATTATTCTGCCCGTTATATCCCTGCTGTTTTTAATTCCTTGCTACGCAGTTTTTAGATTCGGAATGAGCAGATATAAATCAACAGGTTCATAA
- a CDS encoding CLI_3235 family bacteriocin precursor — MKKLNKNYSMLENSVEAYMCALTSASACGCNCGGTYWQAVYYANLSAN; from the coding sequence ATGAAAAAACTCAATAAAAATTATAGTATGCTTGAAAACTCTGTTGAAGCGTATATGTGTGCTTTGACTAGTGCAAGTGCGTGTGGTTGTAATTGCGGAGGAACTTATTGGCAAGCTGTTTATTATGCAAACTTAAGTGCCAACTAG
- a CDS encoding TIGR04066 family peptide maturation system protein, with protein MKKLLIYPFTKEMCPLARYRNQLKEYELIAAIPAHGFGWEGKDVCEIDGGTPTGFILGGIFSDELKRCDAVLFNACDKNMEKEYAEYEKLAHMSVKEFVTAIPNVIPEPEITQSDLKLKEIPIPVVMVMGLGENCQKFDIQLSLRDTFIKSGYKVSQFGTKSYSMLFGFDSLPDMPETSLWKKTYLYNNLFWEAYKREKPDILIVGVPGGIMPITSYAYERFGETALALSYAARPDIAFLSYYHVVPTEEYFEMLRQYARYRLGAMNINFHASNTKLIVDNDIHALSYLTLKSQFVLDEAARHVPDMLPHIFNSLTPESSEPAYLKIIEILQQNVSLI; from the coding sequence ATGAAAAAGCTACTTATATATCCTTTTACAAAAGAAATGTGTCCTTTAGCCAGATACCGTAACCAACTGAAAGAGTATGAGCTTATTGCAGCGATTCCAGCCCACGGCTTCGGTTGGGAAGGTAAGGATGTTTGCGAGATAGACGGAGGCACACCAACAGGTTTTATCCTTGGCGGAATATTTTCTGATGAACTGAAACGGTGCGATGCAGTCCTTTTTAATGCATGTGATAAAAATATGGAGAAAGAATATGCCGAATACGAAAAACTAGCACATATGTCTGTAAAAGAATTTGTAACCGCCATACCAAACGTTATACCAGAACCGGAAATAACACAATCGGATTTAAAATTAAAAGAAATACCAATTCCAGTTGTTATGGTAATGGGGCTCGGTGAAAATTGCCAAAAATTCGATATACAACTAAGTCTAAGAGATACATTCATAAAATCGGGATATAAAGTATCACAGTTTGGGACGAAATCTTACAGTATGCTGTTTGGTTTTGATTCATTGCCGGATATGCCAGAAACCTCGCTTTGGAAGAAAACTTACCTGTATAACAATTTGTTTTGGGAAGCATATAAAAGGGAAAAGCCCGATATTTTAATTGTCGGAGTTCCGGGTGGTATTATGCCAATAACTTCATACGCATATGAGAGATTTGGAGAAACCGCTCTTGCCTTATCTTACGCTGCAAGGCCAGATATTGCATTTCTGAGTTATTATCATGTAGTACCAACGGAAGAGTATTTTGAAATGCTTCGTCAATATGCACGTTACCGTCTTGGTGCAATGAATATTAACTTCCACGCGTCAAACACGAAACTCATTGTCGATAACGACATTCATGCTTTGAGTTATCTTACGCTGAAAAGTCAGTTTGTACTTGATGAGGCGGCTCGACATGTTCCAGATATGTTGCCACACATATTCAATTCCCTTACCCCTGAGTCAAGCGAACCTGCTTATCTAAAGATTATTGAAATACTACAACAAAATGTCAGTCTCATATGA
- the ccpM gene encoding Cys-rich peptide radical SAM maturase CcpM has product MPLLFHAFSIAKHWYVFDANKNSIISVNEDQHNALSEIEQGIETRENLSILHEFQEKGFCREAIIESIYNPNTDLIGAHLEKKIQNVIIQVTQGCNLRCAYCAYSGRYQNRTHSPKRMSFETAKRAIDMALSHSEDTQFIIFSFYGGEPLLELPLIKRCVKYIKQQAPNRDIIFSMTTNGTLLTPDVYGYLSDNGFNIVISLDGPKQIHDMSRKYPDGRGSYDIIMENIKAIKSQYPESRDKLRFNAVLSPEIDDSCLPTLFKSDDVLSYYNHTANSVSDAYTEEHTSYSDAFSLCYDRELCKLLLFKLGKLEKEHVSVLFGIREADIRREYGRLKKIPRISPICHPGGPCLAGAMRLFVNVDGKLFPCERVSENSQLMAIGDLDNGFDIEKVQTVMNPGQVTDEQCKKCWVINHCSLCAAFSDDLTGLSQKVRLSNCPKSRSRYEETLKTICFLKEAGYDFEN; this is encoded by the coding sequence ATGCCACTTTTATTCCATGCATTTTCAATAGCAAAGCATTGGTATGTTTTTGATGCGAATAAGAATAGTATAATTTCTGTTAACGAGGATCAGCATAATGCGTTATCTGAAATCGAGCAAGGAATAGAAACGAGGGAAAATCTATCGATATTGCACGAGTTCCAAGAAAAAGGATTTTGTAGAGAAGCGATTATTGAAAGCATATATAACCCTAATACGGATCTTATAGGCGCGCACCTTGAAAAAAAGATACAGAATGTAATTATTCAAGTTACTCAGGGCTGTAATCTTCGATGTGCCTATTGTGCATATTCTGGTCGGTATCAAAACCGAACCCATTCACCAAAAAGAATGAGCTTTGAAACTGCAAAGCGCGCTATTGATATGGCACTGTCACATTCTGAAGATACCCAATTTATAATTTTTTCATTTTATGGAGGAGAGCCACTTTTGGAGTTGCCACTAATTAAGAGGTGTGTTAAATACATAAAACAGCAAGCCCCAAACAGGGATATTATTTTTTCAATGACTACAAATGGGACTTTGTTAACACCAGACGTATACGGATATCTTAGTGACAACGGCTTTAATATTGTTATCAGTTTGGACGGGCCAAAGCAGATTCACGATATGTCCCGTAAATATCCGGACGGACGAGGATCCTACGATATTATCATGGAGAATATAAAAGCCATAAAATCACAGTATCCGGAATCGCGTGATAAACTCAGGTTTAACGCAGTTTTAAGTCCTGAAATTGACGACAGTTGTCTGCCGACTCTTTTTAAGTCTGATGATGTGCTTTCCTACTACAATCACACTGCAAACTCAGTTAGTGATGCGTACACGGAAGAACACACCAGCTATAGTGATGCGTTCTCCTTATGCTATGACCGCGAACTGTGCAAGCTTCTTCTTTTTAAGCTTGGTAAACTGGAAAAGGAGCATGTTTCCGTGTTGTTTGGAATTCGCGAGGCGGATATAAGAAGAGAGTATGGCCGTCTGAAAAAAATTCCTCGCATTAGTCCGATATGCCATCCTGGAGGACCTTGCTTAGCGGGAGCAATGCGGTTGTTTGTAAATGTAGACGGAAAATTATTCCCATGCGAGCGCGTTAGTGAAAACTCACAGCTTATGGCAATTGGTGATCTTGACAACGGGTTTGACATTGAAAAGGTGCAAACAGTTATGAATCCTGGTCAAGTCACGGATGAGCAGTGCAAGAAATGCTGGGTAATCAATCATTGTAGTCTGTGCGCGGCGTTTTCCGATGATTTAACGGGACTATCCCAAAAGGTGCGTTTGTCAAATTGCCCTAAATCCCGTTCCAGATATGAAGAAACTTTGAAAACTATATGTTTCTTGAAAGAAGCCGGATATGACTTTGAGAATTGA
- a CDS encoding YihY/virulence factor BrkB family protein: MAHKILNHILAFIQRFNEHDITGSAAKATYYLLLSFFPLCLLLLPLFDDTRILTIFLPSSVAVLLEDIVKPELAFQTTSIVIILWSASASIWALMTGIYTAYTGEKKLKLIQGRIRAILLIFILVAALLLCVSVTIFSKSLIYWIIEDFVHLSYGLMNGLRLVILILIIYFIVICLYQFTPNLKVRVRSISIGAIITAIGWVITTWGFEVYMKLFNNYSALYGSIGAFLGLTLWLYIVSIVLLCGAEINVMLSERRNEKEDLNQHF; the protein is encoded by the coding sequence ATGGCACACAAAATATTAAATCATATATTGGCTTTTATCCAACGCTTTAACGAACATGACATAACCGGATCAGCAGCAAAAGCTACTTATTATCTGCTTTTATCTTTTTTTCCACTATGTCTTTTGCTTCTTCCTCTATTTGATGATACCCGAATACTAACCATATTCCTCCCTTCATCAGTCGCAGTGTTATTAGAAGATATCGTAAAACCGGAGCTGGCGTTTCAAACGACATCTATCGTAATAATCCTCTGGTCTGCCTCTGCTTCTATTTGGGCATTGATGACTGGAATTTACACAGCATATACCGGTGAAAAAAAACTAAAACTGATTCAGGGTAGAATTCGAGCTATATTATTAATTTTTATCCTTGTTGCAGCTCTCTTACTGTGTGTATCCGTAACTATTTTTAGCAAATCGTTAATTTACTGGATTATTGAAGATTTTGTTCACTTAAGCTATGGTCTCATGAACGGATTGCGTTTAGTAATATTAATTCTAATTATTTATTTCATAGTAATTTGTTTGTATCAATTTACCCCAAACCTTAAAGTACGTGTACGATCAATTTCAATTGGTGCAATAATAACAGCAATTGGCTGGGTTATTACTACCTGGGGTTTTGAGGTATATATGAAATTATTTAACAATTACTCTGCTCTTTACGGCAGTATTGGTGCTTTCCTCGGCCTCACTCTATGGCTTTATATTGTTAGTATTGTTTTACTTTGTGGTGCTGAAATAAATGTTATGCTGTCTGAGAGAAGAAACGAAAAAGAGGATTTGAACCAACATTTTTGA
- the tsf gene encoding translation elongation factor Ts produces the protein MAITAGMVKDLREMTGAGMMDCKKALAETDGDMDKAVEFLREKGLAAAEKKAGRIAAEGICATNVSADGKVAAIVEVNSETDFVAKNDTFRTFVDNVAAQAAATTVTDIDAFLAEPWSLDASKTVKDELASQIAVIGENMNIRRFEKIVTENGFVESYIHSGGRIGILVEMEASEVNATAKECAKNIAMQVAAMNPKYVDQSEVPAEYIEHEKEILKVQAMNDPANANKPENIIDKMLVGRLNKQLKEICLVDQVYVKDGDLTVAKYVESVAKELGATLKIKRFVRFETGEGIEKKSEDFAAEVAKQMGM, from the coding sequence ATGGCTATTACAGCTGGAATGGTTAAAGATTTAAGAGAAATGACCGGTGCAGGTATGATGGACTGCAAAAAAGCATTGGCTGAAACTGATGGCGATATGGACAAGGCAGTAGAGTTCTTAAGAGAAAAAGGACTTGCGGCTGCTGAGAAAAAAGCAGGAAGAATCGCAGCTGAAGGTATCTGTGCTACTAACGTAAGCGCTGATGGAAAGGTTGCTGCTATTGTTGAAGTTAACTCCGAAACAGACTTCGTTGCAAAGAACGATACATTCAGAACATTCGTTGATAATGTAGCTGCTCAAGCTGCTGCAACTACTGTAACTGACATTGATGCATTCTTAGCTGAGCCTTGGAGCCTTGATGCTTCTAAGACTGTAAAGGACGAGTTAGCATCTCAGATTGCTGTAATCGGTGAGAACATGAATATCAGAAGATTTGAGAAGATCGTTACAGAAAACGGATTTGTAGAGTCCTACATCCACAGCGGCGGAAGAATCGGTATCTTAGTAGAGATGGAAGCTTCTGAAGTAAATGCTACTGCAAAAGAATGTGCGAAGAACATAGCTATGCAGGTTGCAGCTATGAATCCTAAGTATGTAGATCAGTCTGAAGTTCCTGCTGAATACATTGAGCATGAGAAAGAAATCTTAAAAGTTCAGGCTATGAACGATCCAGCAAATGCAAATAAGCCAGAGAATATCATCGATAAGATGTTAGTTGGTCGTTTAAATAAGCAATTAAAAGAAATCTGCTTAGTAGATCAGGTATACGTAAAAGACGGTGACTTAACTGTTGCTAAGTATGTTGAGAGCGTAGCAAAAGAATTAGGTGCTACACTTAAGATTAAGAGATTCGTTCGTTTTGAGACTGGTGAAGGTATCGAGAAGAAGAGCGAAGACTTTGCTGCTGAAGTTGCAAAGCAAATGGGAATGTAA